A single region of the Streptomyces sp. NBC_00425 genome encodes:
- a CDS encoding LacI family DNA-binding transcriptional regulator: protein MSQSRTTGKPGRVTIRDVAHRAGVSVASVSRVLSGNYPVSNDIRSRVMQVVGDLDYVTNAHARSLAGGGTPTVAILMNDITGAAFAHVAKGVEGAAALRGWLSLVGTTGDDPERELALVNMMRQQGVAAVVLLGGAYDHDEYQLRMGRFARSLDAAGSHLVLVGRPPLERDVPATTVDYDNESGAYAMASHLLSAGHRRVLVLPGPAGLTTAQGRLKGARRAFEAYGARFDPGSVRHGPYDDEHGYAAVEAALRENPGFTAVLAGTDIVAAGAMQAVRAAGLRVPDDVSITGCDDTPLASQLTPQLTTVHVPYEEMGRVALRAVADRREGTGASARRKGGDVEHLVLGTHVVVRNSVRPPKRGR from the coding sequence ATGAGTCAGAGCAGGACGACCGGGAAACCCGGCCGGGTGACGATAAGGGACGTCGCACATCGAGCGGGAGTCTCGGTAGCAAGCGTTTCCCGGGTCCTATCCGGCAACTACCCGGTCTCGAACGACATCCGCAGCCGCGTGATGCAGGTGGTCGGCGACCTGGACTACGTCACCAACGCGCATGCCCGGTCCCTGGCCGGGGGCGGAACTCCGACAGTGGCGATACTCATGAACGACATCACCGGCGCGGCGTTCGCCCATGTGGCGAAGGGGGTCGAAGGCGCGGCGGCGCTGCGTGGCTGGCTCTCGCTCGTCGGCACGACGGGTGACGATCCCGAACGCGAGCTCGCCCTGGTCAACATGATGCGCCAGCAGGGCGTCGCGGCGGTGGTCCTGCTCGGCGGCGCCTACGACCACGACGAGTACCAGTTGCGCATGGGCCGCTTCGCACGGTCCCTGGACGCGGCCGGCTCGCATCTGGTCCTGGTCGGCAGGCCGCCGTTGGAGAGAGACGTGCCGGCGACGACGGTCGACTACGACAACGAGTCCGGCGCCTACGCGATGGCCAGTCATCTGCTGTCGGCCGGTCACAGGCGCGTCCTGGTCCTGCCGGGCCCCGCCGGACTGACCACCGCGCAGGGCAGGTTGAAGGGGGCACGGCGGGCCTTCGAGGCCTACGGTGCACGGTTCGATCCGGGGTCGGTGCGGCACGGTCCGTACGACGACGAGCACGGGTACGCGGCGGTGGAGGCTGCCCTGCGCGAGAATCCGGGCTTCACCGCCGTGCTCGCCGGTACGGACATCGTCGCCGCAGGCGCCATGCAAGCGGTACGGGCAGCCGGGCTGCGGGTGCCGGACGATGTGTCGATCACGGGCTGTGACGACACCCCCCTTGCTTCCCAGCTCACGCCCCAACTCACCACGGTGCACGTGCCGTACGAGGAGATGGGCCGGGTCGCCCTGCGCGCGGTGGCCGATCGGCGGGAGGGGACCGGAGCATCCGCCCGGCGCAAGGGCGGGGACGTCGAACACCTGGTACTGGGCACCCACGTCGTCGTACGGAACTCGGTACGACCGCCGAAACGCGGTCGCTGA
- a CDS encoding ThuA domain-containing protein — protein sequence MNTRLLVYSRTAAYRHDSIPDAVAAVRDLGEFTVDHTEDPGALEAPLDGYAAVVFLSTSGEVLTPGGRGRLSRYIEAGGGFVGVHAAACTEYDWPYYGELLGARFARHPEHQPGKAVVEDHGHPATRLLPTVWDFTDEWYDFRANPRGRVRVLVTADETSYEGGGMGADHPLVWCREQGRGRVFYTALGHAAEAYRNPEFLAHLRGGLLWAAGLRS from the coding sequence ATGAACACCCGTCTGCTCGTCTACAGCCGCACGGCCGCCTACCGCCACGATTCGATCCCGGACGCCGTCGCCGCGGTACGTGATCTGGGGGAGTTCACCGTCGATCACACGGAGGACCCTGGGGCGCTGGAGGCCCCGCTGGACGGGTACGCGGCCGTGGTCTTCCTCTCCACCAGCGGCGAGGTGCTCACTCCGGGCGGGCGAGGCCGGCTCTCCCGGTACATAGAGGCGGGGGGCGGCTTCGTCGGGGTACACGCGGCGGCGTGCACCGAGTACGACTGGCCCTACTACGGCGAACTCCTCGGGGCCCGGTTCGCCAGGCACCCGGAGCATCAGCCCGGCAAGGCGGTGGTGGAGGACCACGGCCACCCCGCCACCCGCCTCCTGCCGACCGTCTGGGACTTCACCGACGAGTGGTACGACTTCCGCGCCAACCCACGCGGGCGGGTGCGCGTCCTCGTCACCGCCGACGAGACGTCGTACGAGGGCGGCGGGATGGGCGCCGACCATCCGCTGGTGTGGTGCCGTGAACAGGGCCGGGGGCGGGTCTTCTACACCGCTCTCGGCCACGCGGCCGAGGCCTACCGCAACCCTGAGTTCCTGGCACACCTGCGAGGTGGACTCCTCTGGGCGGCCGGGCTGCGGAGCTGA
- a CDS encoding isocitrate lyase/PEP mutase family protein: protein MTHGTKLRDRIAGPGTTPLIGVYDMYSASIAAQHYDGMFVSGFGFAASYYGLPDIGFIAWPDMMAFVQRLRGAFPAHHLLVDIDDGYVDPEVACHVVEGLERIGASGVILEDQKRPRRCGHADGKQVLPLREYLAKLEMVLATRQDLVVVARTDATDEVDILHRAASLAATDADVVLVDGVRSVEWIRRIRAVVGDKPLLFNQIAGGKSPRLSLSELSDLGVNVAIYSTPCLFAAHEAVHSALAELKRTDGRLPVPDAVDGVGVATATRLLEGNIAHRRPASEEAVHSRESARTKGDLRDEANAGVR, encoded by the coding sequence TTGACTCACGGGACCAAGCTGCGCGACCGGATCGCCGGTCCGGGAACGACTCCGCTGATCGGCGTGTACGACATGTACTCGGCGTCGATCGCGGCGCAGCACTACGACGGGATGTTCGTCTCCGGTTTCGGCTTCGCGGCCTCGTACTACGGGCTGCCGGACATCGGTTTCATCGCCTGGCCGGACATGATGGCGTTCGTACAACGGTTGCGGGGCGCGTTTCCGGCGCACCATCTGCTGGTCGACATCGACGACGGTTACGTCGACCCGGAGGTCGCCTGCCACGTGGTGGAGGGGCTGGAACGGATCGGAGCGTCCGGCGTCATCCTGGAGGACCAGAAACGGCCGCGCCGGTGCGGTCACGCCGACGGCAAGCAGGTGCTGCCGTTGCGCGAGTACCTCGCCAAGCTGGAGATGGTGCTGGCCACCCGTCAGGACCTGGTGGTGGTCGCCCGCACCGATGCCACCGACGAGGTCGACATCCTGCACCGGGCCGCGTCCCTGGCTGCGACGGACGCGGACGTGGTCCTGGTCGACGGTGTCCGCAGTGTGGAGTGGATCCGCCGGATCCGCGCCGTGGTCGGAGACAAGCCGCTGCTGTTCAACCAGATCGCCGGCGGCAAGTCGCCCCGGCTCTCTCTGAGCGAGCTCTCCGACCTCGGTGTGAACGTCGCCATCTACAGCACTCCGTGCCTGTTCGCGGCCCATGAGGCCGTGCACTCCGCCCTCGCCGAACTGAAGCGGACGGATGGCCGACTGCCGGTGCCGGATGCCGTGGACGGCGTGGGCGTGGCAACCGCCACCCGCCTGTTGGAGGGCAACATCGCCCATCGCCGCCCCGCCTCGGAAGAGGCGGTACACAGCCGGGAATCGGCGAGGACGAAGGGTGACCTGAGGGATGAGGCGAACGCGGGGGTGCGATGA
- a CDS encoding nuclear transport factor 2 family protein has translation MLLVETVRSTGSQQAILIVGLLCVLLGGLVSLSPREVFLRLVHGVAEGNSSELPDLYGEVTDVRHPMATPESEPLTSRRALREHFTVPPEVRESWPKRSVVDVVVHETADPEVIVAEFAYEFTLPDDSMAKVPCIFVMRVRDGQIIESRDYIDPIRTYTARGDLDRLLASLRKGDTAG, from the coding sequence GTGCTGCTGGTCGAGACAGTCCGCAGTACCGGCTCGCAGCAGGCGATACTGATCGTTGGTCTTCTGTGCGTATTACTTGGGGGTCTCGTGAGTCTGAGTCCGCGCGAGGTGTTTCTCCGGCTTGTTCATGGGGTCGCCGAGGGGAACTCGAGCGAGCTGCCTGACTTGTACGGCGAAGTCACCGATGTCCGGCATCCGATGGCGACGCCGGAGTCCGAGCCGTTGACCAGTCGGCGTGCGCTCCGGGAACACTTCACGGTGCCGCCGGAAGTCCGGGAGTCCTGGCCGAAGAGGAGTGTCGTCGATGTCGTCGTTCACGAGACCGCCGATCCTGAAGTGATCGTCGCCGAGTTCGCCTACGAGTTCACGTTGCCGGACGATTCCATGGCCAAGGTGCCCTGCATTTTCGTCATGCGTGTGCGGGACGGTCAGATCATCGAGTCGCGCGACTACATCGACCCGATCCGTACCTACACCGCGCGCGGGGACCTGGACCGCCTCCTCGCGTCGTTGCGCAAGGGTGATACTGCGGGCTGA
- a CDS encoding LacI family DNA-binding transcriptional regulator, which yields MVRTAGASTSPGVPGGPTLAVVAREAGVSVPTASKVVNGREDVAPETRRRVTEALDRLGYVRRPRFDATKPTRLIDLVVHSLDSSWSGAVLHGVEEAAYDADLDVVVSAGLSRTRAGRPQRAWLDKLAARGSAGVLFNLAELTASQYAWLEQHRVPFVMIDPVVEPPPEVVSVGAANWQGGVTATQHLLELGHERIAVIAGSRRWMCSSARVAGYRSALASAQVAYRPEFLRHGDFDESVARRRMDELLDLPMPPTAVFVCSDRMALGVYQALAERGLRVPHDVSVVGFDDLPESRWTTPALTTVRQPLGEMAATALRLLVRMMDGEHPEGTRTELSTRLVPRASTAPPPG from the coding sequence ATGGTGCGCACGGCGGGTGCGAGCACGAGTCCTGGCGTGCCGGGCGGGCCGACATTGGCGGTCGTGGCCCGTGAGGCTGGGGTCTCGGTGCCGACCGCATCCAAGGTGGTGAACGGCAGGGAAGACGTCGCTCCCGAGACCCGACGCCGGGTCACCGAAGCGCTGGACCGCCTCGGTTACGTGCGCAGACCGCGCTTCGACGCGACGAAGCCGACCAGGCTGATCGATCTCGTCGTGCACTCGTTGGACAGCTCGTGGTCGGGCGCGGTGCTGCACGGTGTGGAGGAGGCGGCGTACGACGCGGACCTGGACGTCGTCGTCTCGGCGGGCCTGTCCCGCACCCGTGCCGGCCGTCCGCAGCGTGCCTGGCTCGACAAGCTGGCTGCCAGAGGTTCCGCCGGAGTCCTGTTCAACCTGGCCGAGTTGACGGCGTCCCAGTACGCGTGGCTGGAGCAGCATCGCGTCCCGTTCGTGATGATCGACCCGGTGGTCGAGCCGCCGCCCGAGGTGGTCTCGGTCGGCGCGGCGAACTGGCAGGGCGGGGTGACGGCGACCCAACACCTCCTGGAGCTCGGGCATGAGCGCATCGCCGTGATCGCAGGATCGCGCCGCTGGATGTGCAGCAGCGCCAGAGTCGCCGGCTACCGCTCGGCGTTGGCGTCGGCCCAAGTCGCCTACCGCCCCGAGTTTCTTCGCCACGGCGACTTCGACGAGTCCGTCGCTCGCCGCCGCATGGATGAACTGCTGGACCTGCCCATGCCGCCGACCGCCGTCTTCGTCTGTTCCGACCGCATGGCTCTCGGGGTCTACCAGGCTCTGGCCGAACGGGGGTTGCGAGTTCCGCACGACGTCAGCGTGGTCGGTTTCGACGACCTGCCGGAGTCCCGCTGGACGACCCCCGCCCTCACCACCGTTCGACAGCCACTGGGGGAAATGGCGGCGACAGCCCTGCGGTTACTGGTGCGGATGATGGACGGAGAGCACCCGGAGGGAACCCGGACGGAACTGTCGACGCGGCTCGTCCCGAGAGCGAGCACGGCGCCGCCGCCGGGCTGA
- a CDS encoding VOC family protein — protein MSPRFDAIGLVVSDMAASVTFYRRLGFLFPEGSEEQPHAEAELPGGLRLLLDTESTVRSFHPEWRAPSGGSRASLALRCDTPEDVDTVYEELVAAGHPGALKPWNAFWGQRYAVLHDPDGNGVDLFAPLEQ, from the coding sequence ATGAGTCCACGATTCGATGCCATCGGCCTGGTCGTCTCCGACATGGCCGCCTCCGTCACCTTCTACCGCCGACTGGGGTTCCTCTTCCCCGAAGGCTCGGAGGAGCAGCCGCACGCCGAGGCCGAACTGCCGGGTGGGCTGCGGCTGCTGCTGGACACAGAAAGCACGGTCCGTTCGTTCCATCCGGAGTGGCGAGCACCGTCAGGCGGCAGCCGGGCCTCGCTCGCGCTGCGCTGTGACACACCGGAGGACGTCGACACGGTGTACGAGGAACTGGTGGCCGCCGGTCACCCGGGCGCGCTGAAGCCCTGGAACGCCTTCTGGGGTCAGCGGTATGCCGTCCTGCACGACCCTGACGGCAACGGCGTCGACCTCTTCGCTCCGCTGGAGCAGTAG
- a CDS encoding hydroxyacid dehydrogenase: MPSAQLPRAVFAMDPVHLPLLFPAPLLARLQRTADIDPGLVVRDFSDPVAASLLAEADVLITGWGCPRLDACALAGTPRLRAVLHAAGSVRSLVGGSLWAQGVTVSSAVTGNAVPVAEYTLAMILLAGKDAFVHRERFRRTRAHPTHAETAATGNLGRRVGIIGASRVGRRLLELLRPYDFDLLLHDPYVDAAEAAELGAQLLSLEELLRRSDIVSLHAPDIPETRHMLDRDRLALIRDHGVLINTSRGALVDHAALTDELVAGRLYAVLDVTEPEPLPADSPLYRLPNVFLTPHIAGSLGNELERLGRIVVEELERLAEGLPLTHEVHRADLARVA; the protein is encoded by the coding sequence ATGCCCAGCGCGCAGCTGCCCAGGGCCGTGTTCGCCATGGACCCGGTGCACCTCCCTCTGCTGTTCCCGGCACCGCTCCTGGCCCGGCTGCAGCGGACGGCCGACATCGACCCCGGGCTGGTCGTGCGGGACTTCAGCGATCCCGTCGCCGCATCACTGCTGGCCGAAGCGGACGTCCTGATCACCGGCTGGGGGTGCCCCCGCCTCGATGCATGCGCCCTCGCCGGGACGCCCCGGCTGCGTGCCGTCCTGCACGCCGCGGGCTCGGTCCGCTCACTGGTCGGCGGGTCCCTGTGGGCTCAGGGGGTGACGGTGTCCAGTGCGGTCACCGGAAACGCCGTGCCGGTGGCCGAATACACCCTCGCGATGATCCTGCTCGCCGGTAAGGACGCCTTTGTCCACCGCGAGCGCTTCCGCCGCACCCGAGCCCACCCGACGCACGCGGAAACCGCTGCCACCGGGAACCTCGGCCGCCGCGTCGGCATCATCGGAGCCTCCCGTGTGGGACGTCGCCTGCTGGAACTTCTACGCCCGTACGATTTCGACCTTCTCCTGCACGACCCCTACGTGGACGCGGCCGAGGCCGCCGAACTCGGCGCACAGTTGCTCTCCCTGGAGGAACTGCTGCGGCGCAGCGACATCGTCAGCCTGCACGCGCCCGACATTCCGGAGACCCGGCACATGCTAGACCGCGACCGGCTCGCTCTGATCCGCGACCACGGCGTGCTGATCAACACGTCGCGGGGCGCCCTGGTCGACCATGCCGCCCTCACCGACGAACTGGTCGCGGGGCGCCTTTACGCGGTCCTGGACGTGACCGAACCCGAGCCGCTGCCCGCCGACTCCCCGTTGTACCGATTGCCGAACGTGTTTCTCACGCCGCATATCGCCGGTTCGCTCGGTAACGAGCTGGAGCGACTCGGCCGCATCGTCGTCGAGGAGCTGGAACGGCTGGCCGAGGGGCTTCCGCTCACCCATGAGGTGCACCGTGCAGACCTGGCCAGAGTGGCCTGA